A region of Lepeophtheirus salmonis chromosome 13, UVic_Lsal_1.4, whole genome shotgun sequence DNA encodes the following proteins:
- the LOC121128116 gene encoding uncharacterized protein: protein MALVSLFVSTLFLLQLAAGDSCYFPVPFQGEFLTQSLTSRDIAYTSVSILFDSIPTWGTCHRRIGHHVILQSSSNSTSVRHGSSSSRRRRRRRGNQSSSTHCFKCISLVPRSENVLHVHTHSLDICYSSEKEALDSCPSASDIRHRSATEIMLYKTRGFYGKSAITKTYCPLNGRYRFTYSINDGTEDELECNESLSTAGDCPSGYKFDLHFKGCSFPDLEMSFQCLASWEGENGDTYLSLLDTKLPQLGEEPRPRYRCGIFKEDPVSGQTHLALSSDSTCVHHLYSSQDGYETLHLSRIMDNDADTTGVLLPSSPECTFPSWIQGKWNGIEVKGGRFTYRDEENFVTYRGTCLSYSEHQFSVALETDCGQTFYACVDFAQRDTNVMEFRLGKTRGGTCTLPDKRLTFGRLNPSRPFLCPLKGEFTGVIPDAEGLCAKSYADCSNPEIMFHTVFNCYNVTEIYEQREYRCFGQWEEDGLVYTYTERLDLPGTECFVGVHIDDDRNVVTEAGSNCERGHQPMKYGMTLNRQRKCPSSQEETILRDLIRQEGRLDSSPTPRNVSPKLSTVFSVVIKPDEDYDHNNNVFSANEIPGSSGRSSGGSPSGINSTNPPFLLLIVMTISLLISGQHPSL from the exons ATGGCGTTAGTGAGTTTATTTGTGTCTACGTTGTTTTTACTACAATTAGCCG CCGGTGATTCATGTTACTTCCCAGTTCCCTTCCAAGGAGAGTTCCTAACACAGTCTCTGACAAGTCGAGACATTGCTTATACATCCGTCTCCATCCTGTTCGACTCCATTCCAACATGGGGCACATGTCATAGACGGATTGGCCATCATGTCATTCTCCAGTCCTCTAGTAATAGTACCTCTGTCAGACATGGGAGTTCGAGCTCTCGTCGTCGACGGCGAAGGAGAGGAAATCAGTCCTCCTCCACCCATTGCTTTAAATGCATCTCTCTAGTCCCTCGCTCAGAGAACGTACTCCACGTTCACACACACTCATTAGACATTTGTTATTCCAGTGAAAAAGAGGCTCTGGACTCGTGTCCCAGTGCTTCTGACATTCGCCACCGATCTGCAACGGAGATCATGTTGTATAAAACGCGTGGCTTCTACGGTAAAAGTGCGATTACCAAGACTTATTGTCCACTCAATGGACGCTATCGCTTTACTTATTCCATCAATGATGGAACAGAGGATGAGTTAGAGTGTAATGAATCCCTCAGCACGGCTGGAGATTGTCCCTCTGGCTATAAATTCGATCTTCATTTTAAGGGATGCTCCTTCCCTGATTTAG AAATGAGCTTTCAATGTTTGGCCTCCTGGGAGGGTGAAAATGGAGACACGTATTTGAGCTTATTGGATACGAAATTACCCCAATTGGGGGAAGAGCCACGACCAAGATACAGATGCGGG ATCTTCAAAGAGGACCCAGTCTCCGGGCAAACACATTTGGCTCTATCATCAGACTCAACCTGCGTTCATCATCTCTACTCCTCTCAAGATGGATATGAAACACTTCATCTATCTAGAATTATGGATAATGATGCAGACACTACGGGTGTTCTTCTTCCCTCTAGTCCAGAGTGCACCTTCCCATCCTGGATTCAAGGCAAATGGAACGGAATTGAAGTCAAAGGTGGTCGCTTCACTTATCGGGATGAAGAGAACTTTGTCACTTATCGTGGAACATGTCTCTCCTACTCTGAACATCAGTTTTCTGTTGCTCTTGAAACAGACTGTGGACAAACGTTCTATGCTTGTGTTGACTTTGCTCAACGGGACACCAATGTCATGGAGTTCAGACTAG GTAAAACCCGAGGAGGAACTTGTACACTACCAGATAAAAGACTCACATTTGGACGTCTTAATCCAAGCAGACCTTTTCTCTGTCCCCTTAAAGGAGAATTCACGGGTGTCATCCCAGATGCAGAAGGACTTTGTGCCAAATCCTACGCAGACTGTTCTAATCCAGAAATCATGTTTCACACAGTGTTTAATTGTTATAATGTCACCGAAATCTACGAACAGCGAGAGTATCGATGCTTCGGCCAGTGGGAGGAAGACGGGCTTGTCTACACGTATACAGAACGACTTGATCTCCCAGGAACAGAGTGTTTTGTGGGTGTACACATCGATGATGATCGAAATGTCGTAACAGAGGCCGGCTCTAATTGTGAGCGAGGACATCAGCCTATGAAATACGGCATGACGCTCAATCGTCAACGCAAGTGTCCCAGCTCCCAAGAGGAGACCATCCTACGAGATTTGATTCGTCAAGAAGGACGACTCGACTCTTCTCCAACACCACGGAACGTTTCTCCTAAACTGTCTACGGTGTTTAGTGTTGTGATAAAACCAGATGAGGACTATgatcataataataatgttttctcTGCAAACGAAATCCCTGGATCCTCTGGACGATCCTCAGGTGGATCTCCTTCAGGGATCAACTCAACGAATCCCCCCTTCCTTTTACTCATTGTGATGACAATCTCATTACTTATCTCTGGACAACATCCTTCTTTATGA